The Triticum aestivum cultivar Chinese Spring chromosome 6D, IWGSC CS RefSeq v2.1, whole genome shotgun sequence genomic sequence cgcgtggagggccgcttcccagtggtcccaactcgtggccaaaacccgacggtccgggtccctgactggatccggacagtacaaccccgaccaatataactagtttatttttagtaaatgcttagttgaactagttgaattaatagaactagcttatttttagtatgaaaatttaggtatatgagatttgatgatctaattaaaatattactatatatagctactttatatattttagtaagtaaattaatagaagtactttgtttttagtaaattcctagttgaattagttgaattaatagaactagttgattttagtaagaaaattaatagaacaagtttatttttagtaaatgcttagttgaattagttgaattaacataactagttgaattaatagaagtagttgaattagttcaattaatagaattagtaagtgtttaatgtttcaccgatatgaacataggaaatgtcgtctgacaacgaaaaagatttcattatgtgcgaatactgtgaagaccagtgcggcctgtgcgacagaaatttccttgttgatgataggcgattcagcatcaagctagatgagaccttcgaattcgatacagtaagtcacaacgataagtcttttttcgtaattaagcatgacttatatatgcttcatttgcttcaacttataatttttaattttcactattctactagcgcatcacctgccatgcaagaatttttgtcttggataagataggtttcagtgctatggaaactatggaggtaaagagagtttacctgaaactgagcatggttatactttcaacgtcaaagtatacaatgcagacacgtacacctattttgaatgcaaaacttggcaagcactatgcaaggcttatgcatttgagcctgatatggttatcacctttgatatttgtccggaagatgatattgaaggtaatagagacatctaggtcgatgtgcagacgcctccagttctaccattatgtgagttcttctcaaccatatttatgtctttgatattgtttattcagaaatagttgacaactaatttctattgacagcttatttccattcaagcaaacatgtccgacgcttggtagacaggacctactactgtcccggagctgaactaaactgcgaggagataagtcattatgtttcatggcttgaggatcttcatactgtcaagacaaatatAATAAATGTATGCCGACGGCAAGCGCACACGGAGGTacagtcccacggatcgatgacgtggcatcgcacgcggatcgatgacgtgggaGAGGGGCATGggccaggtctatgccgacggctatgccgtaggcatatCTCTGCCACACAACGGCCCCCCACTCCCTCGGATCGATGacgtgtcgacgacgcggatcggTGATGTCAGCAACACTATGCCGACAGCTATGCCGTCGGCACaaatatgccgacggccgccgttacctCCCGTCGGCGTAGTTTCAACGCCGTCAAACGGTTATCGCTGACCGGGTGGGTGGGcccgggctatgccgacggcctggcctaTGCCGACGGGCCCCATAGGCGTATCTCACGCGGTCCCGACggcctcatctatgccgacggccccgtcgtCATAGATAGACCTATCCCGACGGCCGTGGACAAGTCGTAGGCGTAGAAAAGCCGTCGGTGTACGTctatctatgccgacggggccACATCAGGAATGAGAATCTAGAGAAGAAAAGGAGAACAACAAATAGTAGTAACAATTATTTTTTTCTTTAGGCATGGCAGATGTTTGACTTGCAACAGAAAGATGATGCAAGCTCTTGTGACACCCaatggaatatatatatatatatatatatatatatatatatatatatatatatatatatatatatatatatatatatataggcaactaGGCATTCTTCATTATACACTGCAACTGTACCAAAATATGTCCTTCTCTTTATATCATCTGATCCAGGGTTGTACATATACATACTTCTCTAGATGCAACGGACAAAATCTGAGACAAGTTCCCAGATTTCGACCTCAGTTGTTATCGTAAACTTCTCAGATTTCGACTTCATGCATTCTAGGCTGAAAACTAAACTGCAGTGAACTGCAggctttgatgaaactatcaagcgGATATCTGTAGCTTCAAAATTAAGGGGATACAACTAAATCATCTTCTCCATCGTCCTGGTGCTACAGCTAGCAAATAATGACGAGCAAGACAGGGCAGCAGAAAAATTATCTTGATGTTCGCTCACTGAAAACAGGGGAGACGCTGAACATGACACTTCCATCGCAGAAAAAACACAAGTGCCCAAGTACACCACATAGTAAGCTCACAGCAGTGAAGGTGCTGAAGATGCCACTTCCATCACAGGAAAAGCATAAGTGGTCTCAACGGCATGAGACATGAGTAACAGTTCCTAAAAACTGGACGACTGAAGCCAAATTCAACAAACTAACCACATGAGCGGGAGGGCGCACTCCTACATACCAAATGTTTCAAGCCATAAATCTATCCATGCAGCAACAATCAATCTTGCATCTCCAATGGAAACTCCAGAAGAAGCTGGCGGTTAGTTGGTCGGCAGCGGCAGGCACGGATCATCGGCCCTCGGAGAGTCGGAGTAGAACATGCTTGGGTTAGTTGGGTATCAGGGTGGACGTGACGAGCGGGCTTTTGGCCCGGCTCGCGGTACGTTATGGACCGGACCGTACGGTCCTGGCTCGCTAAATAACATGGCCGGTACGGTCCGCGAAAAGAAGACCGAAATTCGGTCGGTCCGGTCCGACAAAAGCTCGGTCCGGCTCGCaggaccgaaggcccagcccaagtAGATCTTATCTGGAGAGCCCAACacatatacaacgtgcgtgcgtgacCTAGCCGCCATCCTCGTCCATCCCAGTCTATCCCCATGGCGCCGCACGGGCTGCTTCCGCTCTCCCCTGCGCTGCCTCTctctccccgccgccgcgcctctgcctcgccctctcCCCCGCCCTCTCGCGCGACTGCTCGCCCTCTCCCGCGCGCGGTCATgccactccctctctctcccgtgcctctccctcgcgccgccgcgcCTCAGGTGTGTCTTCTCCGGCTCCGGCCACCGTGTTGCTGCTCCGACGACCTCTCGGACATCCTGGGCCTACATGCCAGTGACTGGACGTCGCCAGGACCGTGAGGACCGCCGGTCCGCACCGAGCTTCACCTCTGCCGGTCCGGTCCCTGAGATCAGGACCGCGGcgctgctcggtccggtccggaccggaccgccggcggccggtccaaatggcggctcggaccgggaccggaccggcccggaccgtgtccaccctgagttGGGTACAGCCAGCACGGCCAAGTTGGCACCATAGGATCTACATCGACATTGATGGGGCGTGTATCCTGCACGGGATCTGGCTCGCCACAGAGCCCATAGAGAGACCAAGGTTGAAATATATCAGCAAAGTACCTAGCGTTGCTCTTCCCTCCCCATAGTTCCGGGCTCATGCAAGAGGGTGTCGGTCCCCCTCCTGTAAAGAGTGCCCAGTTGTTCAGATTCTCCACAGTCATCCATGTTGCAGGCTTGGTTGACATGTCGAGGCGGTAGAAACTGCGAGCACCATCGCCCATGAGAAACATGTCGCCACAAACCAACAGCCTTCCAAACACCGCCCGCCCTTCCTTACGCACGAGTTTAATCGTGTCATGGAACTTGGTTGTCATCAAATGCAGACCAAGCCGAGGGACCAGCTGCACAGTGTAGAAGCTCGCATGGCCATTCGAGACAATGAACTGGCAATTGAATTTCACAATCTCGTCTATTTCGAACGTACGACGAAGCTGGACTTCAGACCAAGAGTCACTTCCAACAGGCAAATCTAACAGGGAGGACCTGGTACTGACAAGAAGATGTGAGTTGGGTGATGCAAGGGGGGCTGTTAGAATGCCCTTCAGGAAGAATTTGAAATATCCAGCACTGGATGGGAGACGTGGAGTTGAGACCTCCACACCAGTGAACACATCGACGATGCGACAGCATCCGTCGCAGTAGTAGATGAGATTACCATAGGAAGAGCCGATAAACTTCATCTCGACCGTTTCTTGGGGGATCCGGCAGCGAAGGGCCGTGTTTGGGTTTGCTGGATCAATAACCTTACATGTGACTAGCTCATGGCAACTGTCAGTAGAAGGAAGAGGAGGACCTAGTGCACGTTCATGGGGCTGGATGAGGAGAGGTGGGAATTTTGTGCAGAATATAGATTTGGATGGGTATGCCAAGTAGGCAGCCTGCCACGAGGGGCATGTCGCGGCAAAGCCAAGAAGGCCTCGGAAGGAGCCCAGCCGATCAACCTTGGGGTCGGGAAAAGGTAGGGGTTCTGAGGAGAGAGACGGCAGGCAGTTTGCTGGGCCTCTGCAGGCAGTTTGCTGACGACAAACTCTGCAAGCAATGGAAAAAAATACTGTAAGCTACTAAGCTGGCTAGGAAATATGAGGCGAATGGCATGTTAATCGAAACCATGGGTACACAGATGATACTGATATTCTGCAGTTGAGACATATATGCCTATGTATCAAAGAAACTTGCTATTTAGCAGGAATAAGAATCATGGATAAGTAAACACGCGATACTTCTCCGGATAAATTTTTTGTTCGAAAAGGGGCACTTTATTACTTCAAAAAATTAAGCATTACGCCCGGTCTCTGCATAACTAAGACGCACACAGCCAAATAAGATTCTCtcacacaaaataaaaataaaaaggcgaATTACAACGAAACATGTAGAGTCCGTATAACGCCTAAAGCGGAGGGGGGGCAATCCttagatcatgctgccacccatgctgggtaaaagtatccctcgccgtagcctccaatcgtgtacacacctccgtaaacaggCATCAATTCTCCACccgttgtagagaggaccataaacgaagagtctCGATGCATCTATAGATAACCTGCAacagagaagtacttttatcggTTTACAACTTCATATATATATTTAATCGGTTTAAATTTTGGTGGGTCGCCATGTAGTGTTCAGGTTCAGAATAAGCTAATAGCAAGAAACTTGCTTCTccattttattttatcttttttgtgAAGCACATATGTACATTCAGAACATTTCGATGCTAGCAGTATACATCTGTACATTCAGCATCTGCACATCGGCGAGTGCTGCTCTAGCTCTCTAACCGATAATACGGCTGCATTAAAATGTTGCTGAGAAGTTTCtcgattttctttctttctttccattCCATTTCAGGGGCGCAAGAATTTGTTCAAAACGGCGGATAAACCAAAACTGAATCCGGGTCAGAGTATCCAAAAATCGTAGCGCTAGCTGAGTCGAAACCTCGATTATTCCACTCGATGTACTCTAAATCTAGCCCTATGTTAGGTAAGCACACCAGAATCCACTAAAACATCCAACCAAGAAGCGATTCATCCAATCCAAGAACAAGCCTCACGGGTGGTGCGGGGTGGGGAAGGAGACGGCGTTGCAGATGCGGTCGCCGGCTATCGCGGACGTCTTCTTCTCAACCGGTGTCGCCATCGCCTCGCCGGGATCTGCTCTCTCGGGCTATTtctcttctttggagctgaagctGAAGCACAGTGACGTGACGGAGCAGAGTGCACTCTGTTCTGGAAAACTACACTCCGGGATTGGGATTCAGATAACCAACGGCTCGGATTTGTCCCAGCACCAACTTGATAGATCAACGGTGGGCAAGCATCTAAATGCTTACCGTTCAACTTTATTACTACCTTGATGGATTACCCCAGTAACAGTTAACTAGCCCTACCACATGGAATTCGTGATAAGCAACTTCTGAATGCAAAATAAGGTTTGATGATTTAGGTGATTGGAGCATTTACAACCCGACGCCTCAAGCCGTCCCTAAATGACCGGGCTCCTTGCGCTCCGCGACGCGATCAGGCATGCTCCGCGTCAAGGAAAATCCGCCACCCTCTCCCACCCCTCCGGCCGCTGCATCTCCCGGACAGCGGTGGGTGCTCATGCCCGCGCCGGCCAAAATCCTGCATCGGACGACACGAAAATCGAATGAGCACACCGCACGCCGCAAGAGGCAGTGGGCGAGGGTGAGGGCGCCGGCGGCAACTTTTTCCTACAAGTCGTGCCTGTCTGCGCCCGCGCGGAAAGATCCGGAGGAGAAGCTCCTATATGAGGTCCTTCATTGGTCGCTAACCATGACGGAGACAGAGGCGAGGCGCCTCCGCCACAAGAACGCCAAGGTGCTCCAGCTCTGCATTGAGGAGTTTGAGCGCCTTGCGGGGGAAAGAGCAGGCGACGACTCGAAAGCGGCCCGATTGATGAATGAGCAGGCCCATGCCTCCAGTCGTCTCGTGGTCTTCATCTCGTCCTCCTCCAACGACAGCGATACGACAAACACCGCCTAAGGAGGACTATTACTGTCGCTTGACCACAAGGGGAAGGACCCGACGACCTATTTCCCTGGTAGCTATCGCCATGTGATGAACTTTTGGGTCCGAATGTACAATACTTTGTTGAATATGTATGGTTCCCCGGCCCCTCACCTATTCTTCCTCCTTGCTCACACACCAACTCTCCTAGCTTGGATCAAGATTTGTATCGCTACTTTCGACTCTGAACTTGTGAGAAATCCATCCTGCTATAACAACATAGAAGCTCATCTTCATCAACTGGGTTGTGCATCTCAAAATAACTAGTAGTTCCTTGGCCATCTCCAGCTGGAACCTAATCTTTCTAGCATGAAGATAGCAAACTGGTCGATCCTGCAGGAGATGATTGCATGTATGTATTAACCATGATCGTTTGGGTGCAGGAGGATTATCGGGTATGGCCAGATTTTTTATGGGCGAGGAGACCCAGGAGCGGATGGAATTAGGGCTGACTCGGGCCTTGGTACTTTTGAGCTTCACAACGCATCTTACCATGGCCCTATTAGCCGGGATCCGTCGGCGTAGAGACTCCGGCTTGCGGAGGTTTCTGGTGTGGTTGGCATACTACGTGACGGAGAAAGCCACGCCAATCGCCCTTGGCATGGTGTTCCTCGACACCGTGACCGCAGATAGCGAGCAGAAGATATTTGCGCTCTGGGCACCTTTTCTCCTGCTGCACCTTGGTCGCCCGGACAAcaccacactactagaaaaagggctatagatgggattgacactaatgacgcaccagacaagtggtgctcattagtatatactaatggcgcaccaccttttgatacgccattagagttgaaactactaatggcgcacctggcccagggtgcgccattagtatcctaaattttttttaactagtgcgcatgtccaaacatactaatggcgcatctagacgcagtgcgccattagtagttgaaactactaaactactaatggcgcacctggcccagggtgcgccattagtatcaatttttttttaaccagtgcgcctgtccaaacatactaatggcgcatccagacacagtgcgccattagtagttgaaactactaatggcgcaccttgcccagggtgcgccattagtatcaaaaaaaaagtggtggtactttccgatcactcctcgtctgcagcggtatttcgcggaccctaaggtagcaaagctcctgcgttggcacgcggatagggaggagaagaagcgagaagatgacgcaaatgatccggagatagataaaaaagacaagatgctgagtcaccctaaggaccaccctacctaaaggacgtccgttccacagaagaactccatttgcgaaaaagaagggcaagaagattgtgaacagatagctagctagctaagatcgattgtatttaaatcgtagccttcatttctcgattgtatttcatgggcactttttgaactatcatgaatatttttaaatttcatggacactcgatctcgatccccctccatctcgatcgctatcccacctcgccagatcccgtccccctcgccgccgagcaccccccggtccaccggccccccgcaccccgcgcaccctcccccgctccaccggcattactgtttgatgatattttttaaagaattattactgtcttataaaaaatattactgttatgacaagtttgaatatatttaaacacaaataaatatcaaacagcatttta encodes the following:
- the LOC123142818 gene encoding uncharacterized protein, yielding MATPVEKKTSAIAGDRICNAVSFPTPHHPLSIDASRLFVYGPLYNGWRIDACLRRVCRQQTACRGPANCLPSLSSEPLPFPDPKVDRLGSFRGLLGFAATCPSWQAAYLAYPSKSIFCTKFPPLLIQPHERALGPPLPSTDSCHELVTCKVIDPANPNTALRCRIPQETVEMKFIGSSYGNLIYYCDGCCRIVDVFTGVEVSTPRLPSSAGYFKFFLKGILTAPLASPNSHLLVSTRSSLLDLPVGSDSWSEVQLRRTFEIDEIVKFNCQFIVSNGHASFYTVQLVPRLGLHLMTTKFHDTIKLVRKEGRAVFGRLLVCGDMFLMGDGARSFYRLDMSTKPATWMTVENLNNWALFTGGGPTPSCMSPELWGGKSNARYFADIFQPWSLYGLCGEPDPVQDTRPINVDILIPDVAPSA